Proteins from a single region of Candidatus Methylomirabilota bacterium:
- a CDS encoding ATP-binding protein, with translation MKRFLVSRFAILCFLCVSSLAFVMGAALSTLLTRAVSDWEWENTAALARREVERAGLDAFLVGSPDEATRERWGREFSRLFSTLPEVVRVKVWDRQATVIWSDESHLIGQRFPDNEELQAALRGKVAVEIKTLTKREHAYERSAFALLAEVYVPLFSKDDGRVLGVLEVYKAPQRLEATIRWGRFVIWTISIVGGLALYAILVPLVSQVYRREVQEQTLREYAETLEQEVAARTEELQSKSQEAKDAYQELSRTQAQLIQAQKMDAVGRLAGGVAHDFNNLLTVIIGQTALLADRLGRHHPLRQGLDIVEDAARRASDLTGQLLAFSRRQVLQPEVLDLNRVVAGMERMLGRLIGEDIELVTTLQPALGAVRADPGQLGQVILNLAVNARDAMPNGGRLALATAEVELDDVSARRYPGGQPGRYVRLSVTDTGHGMDAETQAHLFEPFFTTKRPDKGTGLGLATVYGIVKQSGGNIWVSSTPGRGTTFEIYLPRAEAAIERREGAVSTPDARQASETILLVEDEDAVRAIIAEVLQESGYSVLEARHGGEALSVSERHVGLIQLLLTDMVMPGMTGRELAQRLTANRPGIKVLYMSGYTDDAGVAGTRERGTGFLQKPFTPETLSRKVRELLRS, from the coding sequence GTGAAACGCTTCCTGGTCAGTCGGTTCGCCATCCTCTGCTTTCTGTGCGTCTCCTCCCTGGCCTTCGTCATGGGCGCGGCGCTGTCGACTCTCTTGACCCGGGCGGTGTCGGACTGGGAATGGGAGAACACCGCGGCCCTGGCCCGCCGCGAAGTGGAGCGGGCCGGCCTCGACGCCTTTCTGGTCGGTTCCCCGGACGAGGCGACTCGAGAGCGCTGGGGAAGGGAGTTCTCCCGCCTTTTCTCCACCCTGCCCGAGGTCGTCCGCGTCAAGGTCTGGGATCGACAGGCGACCGTCATCTGGTCGGACGAATCTCACTTGATCGGACAGCGATTCCCCGACAACGAAGAACTCCAGGCCGCCCTGAGGGGAAAGGTCGCCGTCGAGATCAAGACCCTGACCAAGCGCGAGCACGCGTACGAGCGCAGTGCCTTCGCGCTGCTCGCCGAAGTGTACGTCCCCCTCTTTTCCAAGGACGACGGCCGGGTCCTGGGTGTCCTCGAAGTGTACAAGGCGCCCCAGCGGCTGGAGGCGACCATCCGATGGGGGCGCTTCGTGATCTGGACGATTTCCATCGTCGGCGGCCTGGCCCTCTACGCGATCCTGGTCCCGCTGGTCAGCCAGGTCTACCGGCGCGAAGTTCAGGAGCAGACCCTCCGGGAATACGCCGAGACGCTCGAGCAGGAAGTGGCGGCACGGACCGAGGAGCTGCAGAGCAAGAGCCAGGAGGCGAAGGACGCCTACCAGGAGCTTTCACGCACTCAAGCTCAGCTGATCCAAGCTCAAAAAATGGACGCGGTGGGGCGACTGGCGGGCGGCGTGGCTCACGACTTCAACAACCTGCTCACCGTCATCATCGGGCAGACCGCGCTGCTGGCCGATCGGCTGGGACGCCATCACCCGCTGCGCCAGGGGCTGGACATCGTCGAGGATGCCGCGCGCCGGGCGTCCGACCTGACCGGCCAGCTTCTCGCGTTCAGCCGCCGGCAAGTGCTCCAGCCCGAGGTCCTGGATCTGAACCGGGTCGTCGCTGGCATGGAGAGGATGCTGGGGCGACTGATCGGGGAAGACATCGAGCTGGTCACGACCTTGCAGCCGGCATTGGGCGCGGTCAGGGCCGACCCGGGCCAGCTCGGGCAGGTGATCCTCAACCTGGCGGTCAACGCCCGTGACGCCATGCCCAACGGCGGCCGTCTCGCCCTCGCCACCGCCGAGGTCGAGCTGGACGACGTGTCCGCCCGCCGGTACCCGGGTGGCCAGCCCGGGCGCTACGTGCGCCTTTCGGTCACTGACACCGGGCACGGGATGGACGCCGAGACTCAAGCGCACCTCTTCGAGCCGTTCTTCACGACCAAAAGGCCCGACAAAGGGACCGGCCTGGGCCTGGCCACCGTGTATGGGATCGTCAAGCAGAGTGGAGGCAACATCTGGGTGTCCAGCACTCCCGGTCGGGGCACGACCTTCGAGATCTACCTGCCACGCGCCGAGGCTGCCATCGAGCGAAGGGAGGGAGCCGTCAGCACCCCCGACGCACGGCAGGCCTCGGAGACCATCCTCCTCGTGGAGGACGAGGACGCGGTGAGGGCGATCATCGCGGAGGTCCTCCAGGAGAGTGGCTACAGTGTGCTGGAAGCCCGGCACGGCGGCGAAGCGCTCAGCGTCAGCGAGCGGCACGTCGGCCTCATCCAGCTGCTGCTGACCGACATGGTCATGCCGGGGATGACGGGCCGCGAGCTCGCTCAGCGGTTGACGGCCAACCGTCCGGGGATCAAGGTGCTCTACATGTCAGGCTACACGGATGATGCCGGGGTGGCTGGAACCAGGGAGCGCGGAACGGGCTTCCTCCAGAAACCCTTCACTCCGGAGACCCTCTCGCGAAAGGTTCGGGAACTTCTTCGCAGCTGA